The Fusarium falciforme chromosome 4, complete sequence genomic interval CCGGGGAGAGCAGGAACAGTGAGGCTCTCCTTGCCATCGAAAGGATAGATCAATGCCTCGGCGACGTCGTGGGGAGCGTCGAAGGACTCGACGAAGAAGCCAATGATGTGCTCGAATCCGTTGATAATGGGGTTGAACTTCTTGGTCAGGGTGAGCTTAACATCCATGAAGGCCGTGTTCTGCCGGCCAGTGGCGTAGGTCGCAAACTCGAAGAGCgacttctccttgatcaGAGTATCAGGCTTGACATCATTGTCCAAGGTGGGGACGCCGCCGAAGCCAACGAGAGCGAATTCCTTCTGGAGAGCAGGAGCGTGAGCGCGTATCCAAGCCTTGGCCCTAGAGCGGTTGCGGGTTGCGCCAATCATGTGCagaaggaagatgaagctcgaaatgatgaggatgatacCCTCAAGCTTGAACTCGGAGAGGGAGTGGCGCTCGTGGATGTTGTACCACTTGGTGTAAGGAGGAGCGGTGACGGCGGGAGCGACGCTCTCAGTAGAGGCATCGGGCACGATAGGCTCAGGAGCCGGGCTGGCAGCATCGGCGAAGTCGGCAAAGTCTGGAGGATGCGGTCGCGCGCGTCAGTCATGATGCTATCTCCACGCGCCGCAGTGTGGCGCAATTGTCGAAACTTGGGGGGAGAAGCGAGGAGAGGGGGCAGTTGCACTCACCCGAATCGGGGCTCGCGACAGgctcctcggcagccttgcCGCCTCCAAAGGCGTTtttgaagaaggaggccatgATTGGGGGGGATTCGATGGAGGTTAGGGAGCGTCGGggcgggagagggaggaggagaggaaaagAGGAGAGCGAAGAGGCCAACGGCGCCAGATGGCAGAAAATTGGAGCTGGAGACCAAGGGCaatgaggagaggagagctcCTGCTCAATGCGGATGGCACTGTGGGGCGGCCCGAATCTCTGGGGTGCATGCACCTTTCTACATCTTGGCCGGAGTTAGGTAAACGTTATGGTCACATTAGACGTCTTGAATCCTATTGTAACcctataatactttatatttgaCAGTCTTCTTGAGTAGCATATTCCTATGTTTATGCTCCCCGACTAGGTAACAGTTGTGCGAGGTTGTCAATATTCTTCTAGATCATGCAAGGAACAATTGGAGCGAAAGACGTGAACCATCTGAATGTCACGCCATTCGTCCCATCCCACCCCTGAGCCCGTTGGCCAAAGCCGTTGGCGCTGCGTCGTCATGAACAAGCCTGGCTGGCCCTGTGTCGATGTACTAATAGTTGAGATTTACTAGGGAAGAAATGTAAGGGAAGTTTTGCTTCTTAATAGTCAGGCATCCAGAGTAAGCTTAATTATGAGCGTTGTCGGCAATATATCTTAAATCCcatctttatatttacttatccTCTCGATCATACCTGCCCCGTCTAGTCGCCAAGGGAGTGTCTTCACGATGGATTATCGCTTGCCCATGTTCAGGGAAGTACACAAGTCATCAATCAAGACTCGGATTGGCAGCGTGTAATTTATTGTCCTGGAGGTAACTATTTACAGTTATATAACATATATTGAACGGTCTCGTATAACTCAATCAACATCTATAGAAAGTCATCAGACTAAGTTGTGACTGTGTACCAAGAATCAACGTTGCACAGAAGCATTCTGGAAGAGCAAGCGAACGCCTCAGACACAGCCGTCGAGCTAGTGGTTATCACGTCCCAAGGGGTGAGAAAAATGGGTCCCGTTCCCCTGCCAACGCCTCGTGACCTCATTCGAGATGACTTTCATGATGCCCAAAGAGCGATTGAGAGAGAACCAAAGCTCTCAGCGGTTTTGCAGCAAAAGTAAAAATGTCGCGAAACACTACAACACGAAAATATGGCAAGCAATCGAAGCGCTCAAAGGCCGAGCGCCTGTTCGCCGAGCTTCCTCAGAGCCCAATACGGACGAAACCAGCACAGAAGCACGAGGAAGACTCAATATCCTTACTGACGGAGAAAATATCGTCAATTAAAATCGACAAGGAAAAACCTCCCACTAATAAAGCGCAGAGGTCGAAAAAACAGCCACCTCCCATCGAAACGCCTGATGTTGAGGTTGCTCCCCCAGAGCAGGACAAGCCGCTTGAGGAACCTAACGAAGATGCTCCACTAACCGACGAGCCACCTTTGGATAcaacaaaagaagaagaaccagAACCATCAACTGAGCCCTCAGAAGTCGAAAAAGCTCCGATAGAAGTCCCCGAGGAGACCACCCAAGAACCACCACTCCGAATTCTGACTTGGGATGACGTCTGTCCGCCAGGGGACAAGATTGACAAAATTGCCGAAGCATCTTACGCCGAAGTCTATCGTGTCAGAAATGACCGAGGAACAAGTATTATCAAGGTTATACGGCTACCGTCACCTATCAAACCACAGACCAAGGCCCAAGTGCGCTCCGGTCTTGTCGACGAAGAGCCGCATTCCGAAGAGGACATTCAGGGTGAACTTCAAATCTCGGAATGGTTGGCCGATATCCCAGGATTTGTGATATACAAGGAACGATATGTTGTTCAAGGGAAAACGACAAGGGAGCTGCTCGAAACACATCAATCGTTtcagaagaagatgaagcggCAAGACCCAGACAGGGCTCAGTTCTATCCTTCACCGAGTCGGTACTTAGACGACACGCGGTTTCTGGTTGTTGAGCTAGGCGACGCTGGGACGGCGCTCGAAGATTGGAACTTGACGACCGAGAGCCAGCTATGGGATATTTTCCTCCTACAGGCCATTGCCCTAGCGAGAGCGGAGGATCTTGTCATGTTTGAGGTGAGTCGCTTGGAAAGTAAATGAGATCCAGTCACTAACTAGAATAGCATCGCGACCTTCATGAGGGCAACCTATGCATTAGGCAAGTCAAGCCGCCCAAGAAGATGGGCTCCCCATCTAAGggcttctttggcttctcggGCCTCGACATCACCATCCTAGACTATGGCTTATCACGAGGGGAAGACCTCTCGATCGACGATGCGAAACCTGTGGCTTACGATCTCGAAAAAGATCTCAGCATTTTCACAAGCACTCACGCACCGCAATGCAAAGTCTATCGCCAAATGCGATCATTCCTGCTTCGCGCAGACCGGACCTGTCTTCCACCAGAAGCTCACAATACCCCATACGCCAAGGGCATAGATGGCCCGCTCTCTTGGGATGCATATGCTCCTTATACCAACGTGCTCTGGCTGGCATACCTCTATGAGTACCTGACAGAGCATTTCGCCGGCGATAAGAAGGAGCTTGCACGGTTCAAGAAGGAGACACGGGAAATGTGGAAATACCTAAACCCAGACGCAGATGAGAGCGTGCCGTGCTTTGGTTGCGCAGCAGATGTGGTCTGCTTTGCGGTCGAAGCCGGCTGGATGCGAGAGGAGCAGCTCAATGGGGCAGAGGAATCAATTGTTGAGCGAGAAGACAGCATCATTACGACTCGCGAGGAGCTGAGGGAGGAAACACAGGAGCGGACACCACTAAGGAGATCAACACGAAAGCGATAATCAACTGTTGAAACCCGAATAGGTAAGACGAGTTGAGTTGGATATTAGGTTTCACTCTGGATAAGGCGTTTGGAAGAGGCGATACCATATTCTTGGCCATCTAAATGTCATGGCAATTTATAGCGAGTTTAGAAATAATAGCCGATTGGATATTACTTTTGCGCCGGCTCAAACCTACCATCTACACTTCGGAACTGTGTGTGTTGTGCCCGAATGCCCTAATTAGGAAATATGTTGATGTTTTGGTCATGAAATTGAAGTTTGGAGTCGCAAGTTCCGGGCCCGCTCCGCCGGAGAACTAGAGGGTTTCGGATAAGAATGGCATCATTCAGGAACGTATTGCTTTCTTTTGTTCCCCTCCCTTTGCTTTTTGAATCTTTCATCAGAGGCATTGTGAttttttgttgttgctgaggaAGTAAGCGTTAGCGCGGAGAGCAGCTCGTGACGAGTTGCCGGAAAGAAGTCCGCCGAAGCCGCAACTCAACGATGCGCCAAACTAGCGGTGTTGATGGACTCGGCTCCCTTTGAGGCTTGGCTAGGCAATGGATGGGTCACGGTCTCGTTCCGACGCTCTAGAAGGCAACCACGCATGTTTTTGTTGTGTTGTGGCCGGCTGATTTAGACAACGGAGGAGAAGCAAAACACAGGAAGGTCGTTGGAAAATGGCACGCGAGTGTAGGTCATTGGACCTGACGGGAAATGAAGATGTAACGGGTGCACCAACGAGTGTTATTCACAGGCATTCCCCAGGTTTCCGGACTAGTCCCCTCACGGACCGGGCATGCGATGGGGGATGGAGGATCGGTGAGGCCTTGGACTGGAGCCGAGGCAGTTCAGATGGATACGGAGGAGGTTGGCGGATGATGGCTGGGATAATGAATAAACAAAGAGAAGATGTGTTGCATGAAGGTATCCTCGAGATCAAGCAATGAATGTGTTATACTACACGGAATAGAAGATCATAGATTTCCGGCCAGATACCACATCTCACAAAAGCCATGGACGGCCTCCACATCGGCCACGGTTCCGTCCCCGTTGTCGGCTTCAGCGCCTCACTCTCACTGAAGAGAAGACGTGGACGGCTGGAAATTAAGCACGGCCCCCCGCCCGGACCAACCCGAGTTGACATTGTCGAAAGGTGCCGAGGCTAAAATCACCTGGAAGGCCGAGAGAGACGGGGGCACCTGCGCTACTGTACTGGGGACGGCACCACCTGCAGTGGcttcctttttttcttcttgcttGGTTGGCTGGATTCAGCTTCCCATGTTGGCTTGGATGAgctgtgctgctgctgttcctGCCGCATGCCTGCTTCTGCTCCTTCCTGCAAACCACATGTCACGGCCGCCAGCTCCAAAGTGACTTGGCTCCGTCCTTTTCAATCATCTTCGGCCCCGACGCGTGCGCCGATGCAAATttcccttttccctcttgACCCCGTATTCCCTTTTATCATCCCGTCGCTGCTCAATTGAACCATGAATCTGGGGTGATCCCCATCTGCTCTGCTCACACTCGCCATTTCTCTCCTGTCCCCGTCTCCGTTCGTACCGACCGCCCCCCTTCAGCTCGTCACCCGACCTCGGTACCTTCAAAGTCAACAATCGGCATCACCGTTCATGTTGATGTTCAGCCTCGGGCTGTACTCGTTGTCGACTCTCTAGCTGCttccgctgctgctgctactgtTGGTCTGATCTACTTCATCGTTCAgctccatcatcatgtctgTCAACGGCCACCACACCGCATACAGCCCGACCTCTGTGTCGTCATCCGCGTCTCATGGTCTGTCCCACCACAACAATATCCTGACAGCATCAATCATCTCGTCCACCTCATCCCGGCATCCCTCAGCAATATCCAAAACCTACCGCCAAGCCTCGACGCTCTTCCTCACGCGTCGTCTTCCCGAAGCTCTAACgactcttctccctctcatAACTCCACCCGAAGCTatcgatgatggcgagccTGCACCAGTCACACGTGCCTCGAGGACAACGCGCGTCAAGGTCTGGAGCTTGTATCTGACCATCCTCAATGCCATCATCGAGTTGGAAcccgaggagggcaaggatgCCTTTGGAAACCAGGAGTGGAGAGCCTTGTGCACCAAGGTCCGAGAAGGAGAGATTTGGGACGAGGTCGCCAAAAATGGTTACCACGGCGTCGAGGGTGACGTCGATTCGGACGTTGTTATTAACCTGTAAGCCTTGCTGGAATGTGCCCGTTTGAGACTTTTGGCTAACTGAGACAGGGCGACATTGCTGCTCGCACACGCTCGCGACCAGACCCTCAACCAGCACAAGCTCGAGGCTTACCTAGCCGCCACAAACACCCCCGACCTCGACGTCGCGGGTCGGCTCGCCGAATCGCCGAGCTCGCGAATGTCCAATCGCTACCGATCTCCAGCTAAAGGAGCGAGCGGCGCCGATACCCCCAGAGACCTCAACGCCCGAGTTAAGATCCTCGAGCTATACACATTACACGTGCTCTTGCGAAACAATGAATGGGACTATGCTCGCGAGTTTATCAGCGCTAGCCCCGTCTTGGATGAAGAACGTCGCGAAGCGTTCCTCCAGGCATTGCAAAGCCTCCATGAGGAGCAACAA includes:
- a CDS encoding Non-specific serine/threonine protein kinase codes for the protein MSRNTTTRKYGKQSKRSKAERLFAELPQSPIRTKPAQKHEEDSISLLTEKISSIKIDKEKPPTNKAQRSKKQPPPIETPDVEVAPPEQDKPLEEPNEDAPLTDEPPLDTTKEEEPEPSTEPSEVEKAPIEVPEETTQEPPLRILTWDDVCPPGDKIDKIAEASYAEVYRVRNDRGTSIIKVIRLPSPIKPQTKAQVRSGLVDEEPHSEEDIQGELQISEWLADIPGFVIYKERYVVQGKTTRELLETHQSFQKKMKRQDPDRAQFYPSPSRYLDDTRFLVVELGDAGTALEDWNLTTESQLWDIFLLQAIALARAEDLVMFEHRDLHEGNLCIRQVKPPKKMGSPSKGFFGFSGLDITILDYGLSRGEDLSIDDAKPVAYDLEKDLSIFTSTHAPQCKVYRQMRSFLLRADRTCLPPEAHNTPYAKGIDGPLSWDAYAPYTNVLWLAYLYEYLTEHFAGDKKELARFKKETREMWKYLNPDADESVPCFGCAADVVCFAVEAGWMREEQLNGAEESIVEREDSIITTREELREETQERTPLRRSTRKR